The Aquitalea magnusonii region GCACATCCAGTGCGCCCTGACTCAGGCCCAGCGCCGACAGGCTGCTGTCGATCAGCCCGCCATTGCGTAGCAGCAGCATCCAGGCGTAGGTGCGTACCAGCAGGTTGGTCCAGAAGGGGATGGAAATCAGCAGGATCAGCCGCTGGCGGGTTTTTTCCTCTTTCAGCGCAATGTACAGCGCGGTGGGAAAGCCGATCAGCAGCGTCACCACCGTGGCAAAACCGGCCAGCAAGAACGAACGGCCGAAGATTTGCAGGTAATCGCTGTTGAGCGTCAGGCTGTCGTCCAGATCGCGCTCGTACAGAAACTGCACATAGGCATCCAGGCTCCATTCATGCCAGCGCACGCCGCCGTAGGTGTCCGGGGCCAGCACCGACATCCAGGCCATCAGCAGCATGGGCAGCACCATGAATAACAGCAGGGTGAGCGTGGTGGGAGCCAGCAGCAGCTTGCGGCGCAAGCGCCGTTGCGGATCAAGCGACATGGTCGGCCTCCTGCAGACGATGGAAGGCTCCCGGCAAGGCGGTAATTGCCACGGTATCCCCTTCCCGCGCCAGCCGCGCCGCGCCGGCGCTGTTGCTGCTGCGCACGCGACAGGGCTGACCATCGGCCAGTTGCACGGTGTAGACGGTATCCACGCCGCGATACACCACCTCGGACACCACACCGGCCAGCCCGCTGCCGCTGGTGGACAGTTGCAGGCGCTCCGGGCGCACCGCCAGTGCGGCAGCCCCCTCGTGCGACTGGTCCAGCACCTGGCCAGGCAGGCTGCCTGCCTGGCCGAAATGCAGCAGGCCATCGGCCACCCGGCCTTGCAGGAAGGAGGTTTCACCGATGAAGTCGGCCACAAAGCGGTTGGCCGGGCGGTCGTAAATGTCCTCCGGGCTGCCCACCTGTTGCAGCTTGCCCGCCGACATCACCGCGATGCGGTCGGACATGGTGAGCGCTTCTTCCTGATCGTGAGTGACAAACACAAAGGTGATGCCGGTTTCACGTTGCAGGCGCTTGAGTTCCACCTGCATTTCCTTGCGCAGTTTCAGGTCCAGTGCGGACAGGGATTCGTCCAGCAGCAATACCTTGGGCGACGGTGCCAGCGCGCGGGCCAGTGCCACGCGCTGCTGCTGGCCGCCGGAGAGCTGGTGCGGACGACGGCGTGCAAAGCCGCCCAGCTTCACCAGCTCCAGCTTTTCCGCCACGATGGGCTTGATGTCGGCCTGCTTGAAACCGCGCATCTCCAAGCCAAAGGCCACGTTTTGCTCCACGGTAAGATGCGGAAACAAGGCATAGCTCTGGAATACGGTATTCACCGGGCGCTGAAAGGGCAGCTTGCCGGACAGCGATTCACCATACAGGCGGATATCGCCACCGCTGACATCCTCGAAACCGGCAATCATGCGCAGCAAGGTGGTCTTGCCACAGCCGGAGGGGCCAAGCAGGGTGAAAAATTCGTTCTCGCGGATTTTCAGCGCAATGCTGTCCAGTGCCAGTACCGCGTGTTCATCATGACCAAAACGCTTACAGACATGGTCGATCTCAATTGCCACACGATTGCCAGTCATGGCCGTCCTCCTGTGGAAACCAGTGAAATGGGCATGCCGGCCCGGTCTCCGGCAGGCAGGACCTTGGCAATGCATGCATGGGAATGTGTCAGCCGCCGTGCGGCCTGCAGATCAGGCCGGGCAGCGTCAGCCTGGGGCCGAGCGCACCCGGCCGGTGGCATCGAATATGCCGGGTGGCGATGTCTGTTGCGAGGCGATGGTCGGTGGGGAAAAAGCGGGTGTAGCCGGATGGCACTCCCACAGCGCGGGCCGCCGGATGAGGTGTGCGCCCAGCACAGTGGCGTTACGGCTCAGGGTGTCGGCCACGGGCCAGCGGTGCTGGCGGGCCGGGTTTACCGCCATCGGGATAGCGGCAACATCTTCCTTGCGCATGCGGTTTCTCCTCCGTTTTGTGTGATCGGACATGGCACCGCCGCGAGCGATGGCAGCACGGGGCTGCCGCTCGGGCTGGCATTGCGAGCAAGATGAACCGTCCTGCAGGCCCGGCCATGACAACGGCCGGACAATCACCCTGGCTGGGGTGTAACAGGTTTGGTCAGATGCTCGGAGTGGTCCGTCTTTTTTTTATTCATTCTGCCAACAAGCCCGGCAGCGGAAAGATACATAGCGGTCAACTAAGGGATAATTACGGCCAAAAATGCCGTGCGAAGCGCATCGCCAACAACGCCTGCCGGTTTGGACAGGCCATTCCAGACAGGGCTGGCCTGCTGTCCGACAGCCGCGCAGACCGGGGCGGCCAGGCAGACCAGCGCGACGGTATCAGCGCCGCAAATCGGAGGGTCGCTTGCCGGTCCAGCGGGCAAAGGCGTGGCGGAAACTGGCCGATTCGGCAAAACCCAGCCGCTCGGCAATCATGCTGATGGACAAGCTGGTTTCCTGCAGCAGATGCAGTGCTTGCTGGTGCCGTGCCTGATCCAGCAAGGCCTGGAAGGAGGTTCCCAGCGCCGCCAGCTTGCGCCGCAGGGTGCGCTCGGACATGTGCAAGGTGGCGGTCAGCTCGTCCAGCCGGGCAAAGCGCACCGGGTCGGACTGGATCAGCCGCAGCACCCGCGCCACCAGCGCCGAGCCATGGCTGCTGGCCCACTGCTCCTGCTGGCGCTGACATTGCTCCAGCGCCATGTGAAAGCTGACGGCATCGGCCAGCGGCTGCGGCCGGTCCAACCATTTGGCTGGGAATAGCAGTGCGTTTTCCGTCATGGCAAAGCGGCCGCCCTGGCCAAAAATGGCCGGATAAAGCCCGGCATGCGCAGGCTGGGGAAAGCGCATGTGTACCGCCTTGGGCGACCAGCGCACCCCCATGCAGTCACGGGCGATGGTCCACATCGAGGACAGGCACATCTCGGCATTGAAACTGAGCAGATCCGCGCGGTAGCGATAATCATCGGCAATCAGCCAGGCTTCCTTGTCGCGCACCTCCAGCCGCAGGGTGAAATAGCTGGCCAGCAGCAGGGGAAAACGGATGGCGGTTTCCAGTGCCACCCGCAGGGTAGGACTGACCAGCATGGTGTAACCCAGAATGCCGTAGTTGGAGGTATGCATGGCATGGCCCAGCCGCAGGCCAAGGGCATCATCCTGCGACAGGCGGCGGGCGGTGTCGAACACCGTGAGTTCCTGATGATGGTTGATCAGCCGGGCCGGCTCCAGCAGGCGTTCTGGTGGAATGCCGCTGCCGGCCAGCACCTCGGCTGCGGCAATGCCCTGCTCGGCCAATACATTCACCGTGGTGACAATGGCATGCAGCGACACGGGGCGGCTGGATGCACTATCGTCAACCGGCTGGGCAACATTGGCAGA contains the following coding sequences:
- a CDS encoding ABC transporter permease gives rise to the protein MSLDPQRRLRRKLLLAPTTLTLLLFMVLPMLLMAWMSVLAPDTYGGVRWHEWSLDAYVQFLYERDLDDSLTLNSDYLQIFGRSFLLAGFATVVTLLIGFPTALYIALKEEKTRQRLILLISIPFWTNLLVRTYAWMLLLRNGGLIDSSLSALGLSQGALDVLYTPTAVAIGFVYSFLPFMVLPIYTSLEKMDWRLVEAAFDLGANRWQALRRVILPLAMPGIVAGCLLVFIPAIGSYYIPELLGGGKSLMIGNLIQNQFGTARNWPFGAALSFMLLALVLLAMGVYTRRFQRPPGE
- a CDS encoding ABC transporter ATP-binding protein, with the translated sequence MTGNRVAIEIDHVCKRFGHDEHAVLALDSIALKIRENEFFTLLGPSGCGKTTLLRMIAGFEDVSGGDIRLYGESLSGKLPFQRPVNTVFQSYALFPHLTVEQNVAFGLEMRGFKQADIKPIVAEKLELVKLGGFARRRPHQLSGGQQQRVALARALAPSPKVLLLDESLSALDLKLRKEMQVELKRLQRETGITFVFVTHDQEEALTMSDRIAVMSAGKLQQVGSPEDIYDRPANRFVADFIGETSFLQGRVADGLLHFGQAGSLPGQVLDQSHEGAAALAVRPERLQLSTSGSGLAGVVSEVVYRGVDTVYTVQLADGQPCRVRSSNSAGAARLAREGDTVAITALPGAFHRLQEADHVA
- a CDS encoding AraC family transcriptional regulator; amino-acid sequence: MTRSASSANVAQPVDDSASSRPVSLHAIVTTVNVLAEQGIAAAEVLAGSGIPPERLLEPARLINHHQELTVFDTARRLSQDDALGLRLGHAMHTSNYGILGYTMLVSPTLRVALETAIRFPLLLASYFTLRLEVRDKEAWLIADDYRYRADLLSFNAEMCLSSMWTIARDCMGVRWSPKAVHMRFPQPAHAGLYPAIFGQGGRFAMTENALLFPAKWLDRPQPLADAVSFHMALEQCQRQQEQWASSHGSALVARVLRLIQSDPVRFARLDELTATLHMSERTLRRKLAALGTSFQALLDQARHQQALHLLQETSLSISMIAERLGFAESASFRHAFARWTGKRPSDLRR